The Brachionichthys hirsutus isolate HB-005 chromosome 8, CSIRO-AGI_Bhir_v1, whole genome shotgun sequence genome contains a region encoding:
- the g0s2 gene encoding G0/G1 switch protein 2 — METLEELIPFAKEMLSQKPSRGLLRVYLVGSVFAVLGTVIGLVEAVCRPFCSSEEADAEMLLTWEQRTDKVRGGVRNQEEEELAQENEVTTLSKVHGVNQRSMANRLHAS, encoded by the coding sequence ATGGAAACATTGGAGGAACTGATCCCGTTTGCGAAGGAGATGCTGAGTCAGAAGCCGAGTCGTGGTCTGCTCAGGGTCTACCTGGTGGGTTCGGTGTTTGCGGTGCTGGGGACAGTCATCGGCCTGGTCGAGGCCGTGTGTCGACCTTTCTGTTCCAGCGAGGAGGCGGACGCAGAGATGCTCCTCACGTGGGAGCAAAGAACTGATAAGGTGCGAGGCGGTGTGAggaaccaggaggaggaggagctggctcAGGAAAACGAGGTCACGACCCTCTCCAAGGTTCATGGAGTCAACCA